One part of the Pirellulales bacterium genome encodes these proteins:
- the modB gene encoding molybdate ABC transporter permease subunit, with product MFLTLAEWQAVRLTLLVAIVAVLASLPLAVALGWLLAKRNFPGKFLVDTIINLPLVLPPVVTGYLLLVTFGRQGYIGSFLERAFDVRYVFDWKGAALASAVVAFPLFVRPIRLAFSAIDDRLVQAARTLGARPLDAFWSILLPLARPGILSGSLLAFARSMGEFGATIMIAGNIPGETRTMSLLIYTQLDTPGGMEQSVRLVVASIVIAAVALAAGELLERYGRRRLQGPEFQKAAA from the coding sequence TTGTTCTTAACCCTTGCGGAATGGCAAGCTGTTCGTCTGACGCTGCTGGTCGCCATCGTGGCGGTGCTCGCCAGTTTGCCGCTGGCTGTGGCGCTGGGCTGGCTGTTGGCCAAGCGTAATTTTCCCGGAAAATTTCTGGTCGATACCATCATCAATTTGCCCCTTGTGTTGCCTCCCGTGGTGACCGGTTATTTATTGCTCGTTACGTTTGGTCGGCAAGGTTACATTGGCTCGTTTTTGGAACGGGCCTTCGACGTGCGCTACGTGTTCGATTGGAAAGGGGCCGCGCTGGCTTCCGCAGTTGTCGCTTTTCCCTTGTTCGTGCGGCCCATTCGTCTGGCCTTCTCGGCCATTGACGATCGGCTGGTTCAGGCGGCCCGCACCTTGGGCGCCCGGCCACTCGATGCTTTTTGGTCCATTTTGCTCCCCTTGGCGCGACCGGGAATTCTTAGCGGCAGCTTGCTCGCCTTCGCCCGCAGCATGGGCGAGTTCGGCGCCACTATTATGATTGCCGGCAACATCCCCGGAGAAACGCGCACCATGTCGCTGTTGATTTACACGCAGCTCGATACGCCTGGCGGGATGGAACAATCGGTCCGTTTAGTCGTGGCCTCGATTGTGATTGCCGCAGTCGCGCTGGCGGCCGGCGAATTGCTAGAGCGCTACGGTCGGAGGCGTTTGCAAGGGCCAGAGTTTCAAAAAGCTGCTGCATAA
- a CDS encoding serine/threonine protein kinase produces the protein MDPNQLSSKAASAVKSGAKSMIRSAMVTSLMLRKQLWIWPILGTLILGLCGWWVSRSVESAMRQRRIDELTAILNADVAALHVWTLEQIKDALLIADDDELIPPVEQLAAIAKSAGDADATRSLLQSPAQESLRTQLKPEMALGYAGFVILSTNATVLAADLDAPVGRTLPGYQKEFFTKVAAGQPAVSHPFRSILLLKDEKGEAKPNLPTMFTAAPLKNAQGEIIAVLGLRIRPDEDFTRILQVARSGETGETYAFNQDGLMLSESRFDDQLKQIGLLADLPDSRSILTLELRDPGVDMTSGGRPELRRADQPLTQMATAAVKGESGVQVSGSRDYRGVPVVSAWTWLKDEGFGVTTKQDVAESFQPLYVLRRAFWGMFALLIAAAVAIFIFTVVVAHAKREARMAVLSAKHLGQYTLDEKLGEGGMGVVYRAHHDMLHRPTAVKFLGAEKTNEQTIARFEREVQLTSKLTHPNTIAIYDYGRTPEGIFYYAMEYLDGINLEDLVKRHGAQPEGRVIHILQQVCGSLAEAHSTGLIHRDIKPANIILTERGGMYDFVKLLDFGLVKALDSRKDASLTATGTMTGTPLYMPPEAIQNSQMDARSDLYAVGAVGYFLLTGTPVFDADNVMQILQKHVMMTPDAPSKRLGKPVSAELEALLLKCLAKQPGDRPASAAVMVDLLAACSAVAAWTQADARAWWEACYPRAPATTQPDTTTQMFDATQILGVAEAGSVRSAEAGSEKAGESGNAKSTGTGSAKLT, from the coding sequence GTGGATCCGAACCAATTGTCTTCGAAGGCCGCCAGCGCGGTGAAGTCGGGCGCGAAAAGCATGATTCGCTCGGCGATGGTCACCAGCCTGATGCTGCGCAAACAGCTGTGGATTTGGCCGATTCTGGGCACGCTGATTTTGGGCCTGTGCGGGTGGTGGGTGAGCCGGTCGGTGGAAAGCGCGATGCGTCAGCGGCGGATCGACGAGTTGACCGCCATTTTAAACGCCGACGTGGCCGCTCTCCACGTCTGGACGCTGGAACAAATTAAAGATGCGCTCCTGATTGCAGACGACGATGAATTAATTCCGCCCGTCGAACAACTCGCGGCAATCGCAAAATCGGCCGGCGATGCCGATGCCACTCGGTCGCTGCTGCAATCGCCGGCGCAAGAATCGCTTCGCACGCAGCTCAAGCCGGAAATGGCGTTGGGGTATGCCGGCTTTGTGATTCTTTCGACCAACGCAACGGTGTTGGCCGCCGATTTGGATGCGCCCGTGGGCCGCACGCTGCCGGGCTATCAAAAAGAGTTTTTCACAAAAGTGGCCGCCGGGCAACCCGCCGTATCGCATCCGTTCCGAAGCATTTTGCTGCTGAAGGATGAAAAGGGAGAAGCTAAGCCAAATTTGCCAACGATGTTTACCGCAGCGCCGCTGAAAAACGCGCAAGGCGAAATCATCGCGGTGCTCGGCTTGCGCATTCGCCCCGACGAAGATTTCACGCGCATTTTGCAAGTGGCCCGCAGCGGCGAAACGGGCGAAACGTACGCCTTCAATCAAGACGGCCTGATGCTCAGTGAAAGCCGGTTTGATGACCAGTTGAAGCAAATCGGACTGTTGGCTGACTTGCCCGATTCGCGTTCGATTCTTACGTTGGAGCTGCGCGATCCGGGCGTCGACATGACAAGCGGCGGCCGGCCGGAATTGCGCCGTGCCGATCAGCCCCTTACCCAAATGGCTACGGCGGCGGTGAAAGGTGAATCGGGAGTCCAGGTGAGTGGTTCCCGCGATTACCGCGGCGTGCCGGTGGTAAGTGCTTGGACGTGGCTAAAGGACGAAGGCTTTGGCGTGACGACGAAGCAAGATGTGGCCGAATCGTTCCAGCCGCTGTACGTGCTCCGCCGCGCCTTCTGGGGAATGTTCGCCCTGCTGATCGCTGCGGCCGTGGCGATTTTCATCTTCACGGTGGTGGTGGCGCATGCCAAGCGCGAAGCACGAATGGCCGTGCTCTCGGCCAAGCACCTGGGCCAATATACGCTGGACGAAAAGTTGGGCGAAGGAGGCATGGGCGTCGTGTACCGCGCCCATCACGACATGCTGCATCGCCCCACGGCGGTCAAATTCTTAGGCGCGGAAAAAACCAACGAGCAAACCATCGCCCGCTTCGAACGCGAAGTGCAACTCACCAGCAAGCTGACGCATCCCAACACGATTGCCATTTACGATTACGGCCGCACGCCGGAGGGTATTTTTTATTACGCCATGGAATATTTGGATGGCATTAACTTGGAAGACCTGGTGAAGCGGCACGGAGCCCAGCCCGAGGGCCGGGTGATCCACATTTTGCAGCAAGTGTGCGGCTCGCTGGCCGAAGCTCACAGCACGGGGTTGATTCACCGCGACATTAAGCCGGCCAACATCATTCTGACCGAACGAGGCGGCATGTACGATTTCGTGAAGCTGCTCGATTTCGGACTGGTGAAAGCGCTCGATAGCCGTAAAGATGCGTCACTGACCGCGACGGGCACGATGACCGGAACGCCGCTGTACATGCCACCGGAGGCAATTCAAAACAGTCAAATGGACGCCCGCAGCGATTTGTACGCGGTCGGCGCGGTCGGTTATTTTCTGCTGACCGGCACACCGGTGTTCGACGCCGACAACGTGATGCAAATCTTGCAAAAGCACGTGATGATGACGCCCGACGCGCCATCCAAACGGTTGGGCAAGCCGGTGTCGGCGGAACTGGAGGCGTTGCTGCTGAAGTGTCTGGCGAAACAACCCGGCGATCGGCCGGCATCGGCAGCGGTTATGGTCGATCTGCTTGCCGCGTGCTCGGCGGTGGCCGCTTGGACCCAAGCCGACGCCCGCGCATGGTGGGAAGCCTGCTATCCGCGTGCGCCGGCGACGACGCAGCCGGACACCACGACGCAAATGTTCGACGCAACGCAGATTTTGGGCGTGGCGGAGGCCGGCAGCGTGAGATCGGCCGAAGCTGGCAGTGAGAAAGCTGGCGAATCTGGCAACGCAAAATCGACTGGAACTGGCAGCGCGAAATTAACGTAG
- a CDS encoding ATP-binding cassette domain-containing protein — protein sequence MSVLRFDCRFTYPAGFHLNFTFAAEGGVTALVGPSGSGKTTVLHLIAGLLTPQAGTISLRCKVLFDSKQCVNLRPEQRGVGYVFQDYQLFPHLNVEQNLRYGQRRTRKTGVDFDKIVSILELADFLRRPPHSLSGGQKQRVAVGRALLRSPQLLLLDEPLSALDPSLRAAVADHLVKAIEEFHIPTLLVSHDRESIDWLAHTTISLNQTNSGA from the coding sequence ATGAGCGTGCTCCGTTTCGATTGCCGTTTTACATATCCTGCCGGATTCCATTTAAATTTTACCTTTGCGGCCGAAGGGGGCGTGACGGCGCTCGTGGGTCCATCGGGCAGCGGCAAAACCACCGTGCTGCATTTAATTGCCGGATTGCTTACGCCGCAGGCGGGCACAATTTCGCTGCGCTGCAAGGTTCTGTTCGATTCCAAACAGTGCGTGAACCTCCGTCCGGAACAGCGCGGCGTGGGTTACGTGTTCCAAGATTATCAACTGTTTCCCCACTTGAACGTGGAACAGAACTTGCGCTATGGCCAGCGGCGCACGCGGAAAACTGGCGTCGATTTCGACAAAATCGTCAGCATCTTGGAACTAGCCGATTTTTTGCGCCGGCCGCCCCATTCGCTGAGCGGCGGGCAAAAACAGCGTGTGGCCGTGGGCCGAGCGTTGCTCCGCAGTCCCCAACTCTTGCTGTTGGACGAGCCGCTCAGCGCGCTCGATCCCAGCTTGCGGGCTGCGGTGGCCGATCACCTGGTCAAAGCCATCGAGGAATTTCACATCCCCACGCTGCTGGTCAGCCACGACCGCGAAAGCATCGATTGGCTGGCCCACACGACCATTTCGCTGAACCAGACGAATTCAGGGGCCTGA
- a CDS encoding LssY C-terminal domain-containing protein encodes MALDRIPLLRWLTVPYHPDATARQFLQRAQTQSADGLEASVAVLDGAESKQFFGVSLARRGIQPVWLRIVNRSPRAYRLNLLGLDPNYFSPYEAAAINRFVSGRRILEFGFFAWIFLPLLMLPLLILLPIKLIAARRANRRMEAFFEEHAFHLRPIGTECTAEGFVFTSLDAGSKIVHLRFMSHEEVKEFTFTVPVPGLHVDYLRHDFENRYAADQIVECTIPMLVERISQMPPTTTNAAGSRHGDPVNLVVAGEFPTIISAFAARWDETETITMATCWKTFRAFFMGSEYRYSPVSPLYLFGRSQDFALQRVRRSINERLHLRLWATTLRFEGVPVWIGQVSRDIGVRFTWRTWNLTTHRIDPDVDEARDYVVEDLLQAERLEKAGYLDGVGACGRQSPRLNLTGDVYFTDGRRAAVMVSASRTAPQFVAWA; translated from the coding sequence ATGGCCCTTGATCGCATTCCTCTGCTGCGCTGGCTCACCGTGCCTTACCATCCGGACGCAACGGCGCGGCAATTTCTCCAGCGGGCACAAACGCAATCGGCCGATGGCTTGGAAGCCAGCGTGGCTGTGCTGGATGGCGCGGAGAGCAAGCAGTTTTTTGGCGTGTCGCTGGCCCGGCGCGGCATTCAACCGGTGTGGCTGCGAATTGTAAACCGCAGCCCACGTGCATATCGGCTGAATTTGCTCGGTCTGGATCCGAACTATTTTTCGCCGTACGAGGCGGCGGCGATCAATCGTTTTGTGTCCGGCCGCAGAATTTTGGAATTCGGGTTTTTCGCGTGGATTTTCCTGCCGCTGTTGATGTTGCCGCTGCTAATTTTATTGCCCATCAAGTTGATTGCCGCGCGCCGGGCCAACCGCCGGATGGAAGCTTTTTTCGAGGAACATGCATTTCATCTCCGGCCCATCGGTACGGAATGCACGGCCGAAGGCTTCGTCTTCACGTCGCTGGATGCGGGAAGCAAAATCGTGCATTTGCGATTCATGAGCCACGAGGAAGTGAAGGAATTCACGTTTACCGTGCCTGTCCCTGGGTTGCACGTGGATTATTTGCGGCACGATTTTGAAAATCGCTACGCGGCGGATCAAATTGTCGAGTGCACCATTCCGATGCTGGTGGAACGAATTTCTCAAATGCCGCCCACGACCACGAACGCGGCCGGCTCGCGCCACGGCGATCCGGTCAATCTGGTTGTCGCCGGGGAATTCCCCACCATCATTAGCGCCTTTGCGGCCCGGTGGGACGAAACCGAAACTATTACGATGGCGACGTGCTGGAAAACCTTCCGGGCGTTTTTTATGGGTTCGGAATATCGCTACTCGCCGGTCAGCCCGTTGTATTTGTTTGGCCGCAGCCAAGATTTTGCCCTGCAACGTGTGCGGCGATCGATTAACGAACGGCTGCATTTACGGTTGTGGGCCACGACGCTGCGCTTTGAAGGCGTACCGGTGTGGATTGGCCAGGTGAGCCGCGACATCGGCGTGCGCTTTACGTGGCGAACGTGGAATTTGACCACGCACCGCATCGATCCCGATGTGGACGAGGCGCGCGATTACGTGGTGGAAGATTTGCTGCAGGCGGAACGGTTGGAGAAAGCGGGCTACCTGGACGGCGTGGGAGCTTGCGGCCGGCAATCGCCGCGTTTGAATTTGACCGGCGATGTGTATTTTACGGATGGGCGGCGGGCGGCCGTGATGGTGTCTGCATCGCGAACCGCGCCCCAATTCGTCGCCTGGGCTTAA